The segment GCCAGGCGCACGGGATGGAGGCCCATTCGTCGGCGAGATCGGCGCCGGTGAACACCGCGATGACGCCGGGACGACGCGCCGCCGCCTCCACGTCGATCCCGTCGATGCGGGCGTGGGCGAGCGGGCTGCGCAGGACGGCGACGTGCAGGGTGCCAGGAGGAGCCAGACTGTCGGTCCACCGGGCTCGGCCCGTCACCAGTGGGCCGTCTTCCTTGCGCGGTGTCGCGCTTCCGATCCGGCGCGGAAGGGTCTCGGTCATCGGGCATGCCTCCTCATTGGCGACACAGGCATCACCTGTCCCCATCACGAAGAAACCGTCACACGAAGCATCTCCATCACCCGTCGTGTCCACACCTCTCGGTGCGGAGAGCGCGTTGACGCCGACCCTCGAGAGGTTTACATTTGCTATCAAAGATATTTTGTTAGCAAACGAATAGCCGCACCGAAGAGGGGTTCCATGTCCATCCTGATCACCGGCGCTCGCGGGAACATCGGATCTCGCCTGGTCGAGACCCTGACCAACTCCGGGCACGAGGTGTGGGCCTCGGCGCGGGACACGACGTCCCTGCGCCTGCCACCCGGCGCCACACCACTCACGCTGGACATCGCCGACGCCGACGCCCCGGGCCAACTACCGGCGGACGTCGAGACCGTGTTCCTCTACCCCACGCTGGGCGGAGCCGCCGGTTTCCTGAAGGCCGCGCGCGAATCCTCCGTGCGCCACGTGGTCCTGTTGTCCTCGCCCGGTTCATACGAGGTCGGCGAGTACGAGGGGCCGATCGGCCAGGTTCACCGGGCGATGGAGCGGGCGATCGAGGACTCCGGACTGAAGCACACGGTCCTCTATCCCGGCTGGCTCGCCTCCAACGCCCAACGCGACTGGGGCGAGGCCATCCGCGGCGAGGGGCGCGTCGGCCTCACTCCGCCCAACGCCCACGTCGCCCCGATCCACCTCGACGACGTCGCGGAGGTCGCGGCGGCCCTGCTCACCGCCGAACAACACCGGTCCCGACTCCAGATCCTCACCGGCCCACGGTCCATGACCCAGGAGGAGGCGGTGGGCATCATCGCCAAGGAGACCGGGCGGGAGCTCGGAGTGGATGACGTGTCCAAGGAAGTCGCCTTGGAACGCCGCCCCGCCTGGATGCCGAAGGAAGTCCTGGAGAGCCTGTTGGACACCGCCACGGCGATGGTCGGGGTCCCGGCCACCCTCAACAACAACGTCGAGCGCGTTCTGGGCCGCCCGCC is part of the Spiractinospora alimapuensis genome and harbors:
- a CDS encoding NAD(P)H-binding protein, whose translation is MSILITGARGNIGSRLVETLTNSGHEVWASARDTTSLRLPPGATPLTLDIADADAPGQLPADVETVFLYPTLGGAAGFLKAARESSVRHVVLLSSPGSYEVGEYEGPIGQVHRAMERAIEDSGLKHTVLYPGWLASNAQRDWGEAIRGEGRVGLTPPNAHVAPIHLDDVAEVAAALLTAEQHRSRLQILTGPRSMTQEEAVGIIAKETGRELGVDDVSKEVALERRPAWMPKEVLESLLDTATAMVGVPATLNNNVERVLGRPPRPFEDWVATHRAEFLPV